GAAAATGCCATCCCGCAAGATGCCACATCCCCCATATCGACCCCATGAGAATTCCAGCTCCTGATGCACCCCAGCGATGCTGCATGGGGTCAGCTGCATATCCCATCCAGCCTGCTTCTTCAAATACAGCAGCAATAAAGAACATGACAAAAAACAGAGGAATCGCCAGAACAGGAATGTGAGGCTCGGGAAGCGGCTTTCCCATAAAACGCATTACCAGATAAGATAGCAGCATAATGGCTGGCATCAACAAAAAGATAGGCAGGTACCAGATCTTTGGATTTATTTTTCTATAATTGAGAGTCTTTTTCAATAGCTCCTTTATTCCTTCAAATTTGCTTTCTTTATAAACAAGTATCGAAGCTGCTATGAGCGGGCAAACTAACATAAAAGAACTCACAGGAAGATTTATCGGGAGAGGCAGTGGCCTTCCGCCAAACAACAGAAACGGAATTGAAAGAGCGAAAATTAATACAAAGAAGGTTAAAGGAGACTTCTCCGATGATACATCGCTGCTCATGTCCTGTGACCCCTGATGTTTATTTCTCCCATGTCGAAAATGGTTTTTTCTGCTCTTTTTTTCTGCTCTTCAGATATGTCTAAACATCTTTGAGGAGAGTTTTTCCCGGCCTTCGTAGTGGGGATAGCACTCATTGAGGAACAACAGCAATTGCATCCATCTCTACCAGAAAATCAGGGTTTGCCAATCCTGACACGAACATAGCGGTTATGACCGGTGGGTCAGGTCTTCTGCCCCAGAATTTCTGGAACGCTTCAAAACCTGGCTGGAGAGGTTGCCCCTGGACTACGTATAAGTTCCATTTGACTACATGCTCCAGTTCAGCGCCTCCAGCTTTCAGCGCTGCTTGCAAATTGGCTAAAACCTGCTCAGTCTGCTTTTTGATGTCCCCTTTTCCAACAATTGTCCCGGAAGCATCTACTGCGTCCTGACCTCCAATGTAAATCGTTTTCACCTGACCGGTTACTGCAACTACGTTTGTGAATGCCGGGTTTTTGTGCAGATCGTCAGGATTTATATAAGAAACCTGCCCTTTAGTTGAATCTATCATCGTTGAAAATCCCCCAATTACATATGTTTTACCTTACAGAGAAAATAACAAACGGTTTGCTGTTTTGCAGAAATGTCCTTTAAGAAAGCTGCTGGACAATATCCACAAACGTCCGGTTCATTGTCCCTTATGTGCCTGCTTTAGCTTTTCTATGTCAATTTTATCCATCTGAAGCATTGCTTCCATAACTCTTCTGGATTTTTCAGTATCAGGGTCACTCAACAGTTCTCCCAGAACAGTGGGAACTATTTGCCACGAAATGCCGTATCTATCTTTAACCCATGCAGGACCCTGTTTTTCTCCGTCCAGAGAGAGTTTCTCCCACAACTCATCTATTTCTTCCTGAGTCTCGCAGTTGACAAAAAACGATATGGCTGGTGAGAAAGTAAATTCTGGGCCGCCGTTTAACGCAATGAATTCCTGTCCTTCAAGCTGGAATGTCATGGACATCACAGCTCCTTTCGGCCCGGGCCCTGCTTCTCCATAGCGCACAGTGCTTAATATTTTTGAATTCTTAAAAATGGAAATATAGAAGTTAACCGCTTCCTCAGCCTGGCTGTCGAACCATAAAAATGGGGTGATTTTTTGCATGTATTTTTCTCCGGACTTATTATTTTAAACAGTTTTTTCTTTCAATGGAAGTTTTATTTTTTCATTTTTTCCAGCAACTCATCAAGACGTTCATAAGAATCATTGATACCTTCTTCCATACCTGACTGAAGCATACCATCGCGGTCTTCAATCGTCTGGAAGACAGAATGAGATGTTAATTTTGTCCTGTCACCTGGCAACGCTTCAAATCTCGCTGTGTCAAGGATGACATGCCCTTTTTCCGGAAGCCCTTCAAATTCAAAGGTACTGATTATTCTTTCCGGTTCTGTAACATCGTGGTTTACCCCGTGAAATGCATACTCATTTCCTTCCGGGTCTTTCTGGATATACTGCCATGAACCGCCGTTTTTCGGTTCAAATATCTTAAGAGCCGTTGTGAACCCTCTGGGTCCAATCCATTGTGTATAAAGATCCGGGTCTGTAAATGCTTTAAAAACAAGCTCTCGCGGAGCATCAAATTCCCGTGTGATAATAATCTCCTGCTTTCCAGGTTCTGCAGTAATCCTGGTAGGATTATTTTTTGCCATTTCCCCATACCCCTTCAATGAGCTAATCCGTAGTTTGAAAACAGAAAGTATGAAGCCTTTTTTCCCATCAGTGCTTCATTCACCTTTCCCATGTAACTATAAATCGCGTCCTACAAAAAGGCTACCGTATTAAATGGAGGTATTTCTAAACCGTTTGGCAAAGTGTATGTTCAGGTCTATAGTAAGTGTATGCTCAGGTCTACAATTGAACTGATACAGAGCGCATTTTTGTTTTTATATTCACAG
This window of the Methanosarcina mazei S-6 genome carries:
- a CDS encoding VOC family protein, with the protein product MQKITPFLWFDSQAEEAVNFYISIFKNSKILSTVRYGEAGPGPKGAVMSMTFQLEGQEFIALNGGPEFTFSPAISFFVNCETQEEIDELWEKLSLDGEKQGPAWVKDRYGISWQIVPTVLGELLSDPDTEKSRRVMEAMLQMDKIDIEKLKQAHKGQ
- a CDS encoding CPBP family intramembrane glutamic endopeptidase, translating into MLVCPLIAASILVYKESKFEGIKELLKKTLNYRKINPKIWYLPIFLLMPAIMLLSYLVMRFMGKPLPEPHIPVLAIPLFFVMFFIAAVFEEAGWMGYAADPMQHRWGASGAGILMGSIWGMWHLAGWHFQTHHTATWTAGQFISTVALRIIIFWLYNNTGKSVFAAVLFHDMMNVSEFLFPNYGSHYDPVITGVITAILAAVVTFLWGPRTLARFRYSGQNIRLPY
- a CDS encoding RidA family protein gives rise to the protein MIDSTKGQVSYINPDDLHKNPAFTNVVAVTGQVKTIYIGGQDAVDASGTIVGKGDIKKQTEQVLANLQAALKAGGAELEHVVKWNLYVVQGQPLQPGFEAFQKFWGRRPDPPVITAMFVSGLANPDFLVEMDAIAVVPQ
- a CDS encoding SRPBCC family protein, with product MAKNNPTRITAEPGKQEIIITREFDAPRELVFKAFTDPDLYTQWIGPRGFTTALKIFEPKNGGSWQYIQKDPEGNEYAFHGVNHDVTEPERIISTFEFEGLPEKGHVILDTARFEALPGDRTKLTSHSVFQTIEDRDGMLQSGMEEGINDSYERLDELLEKMKK